A stretch of Balaenoptera ricei isolate mBalRic1 chromosome 9, mBalRic1.hap2, whole genome shotgun sequence DNA encodes these proteins:
- the STEAP2 gene encoding metalloreductase STEAP2, which translates to MESISMMGSPKSLSETFLPNGINGIKDARKVTVGVIGSGDFAKSLTIRLIRCGYHVVIGSRNPKFASEFFPHVVDVTHHEDALIKTNIIFVAIHREHYTSLWDLRHLLVGKILIDVSNNVRINQYPESNAEYLASLFPDSLIVKGFNVISAWALQLGPKDASRQVYICSNNIQARQQVIELARQLNFIPVDLGSLSSAREIENLPLRLFTLWRGPVVVAISLATFFFLYSFVRDVIHPYVRNQQSDFYKIPIEIVNKTLPIVAITLLSLVYLAGLLAAAYQLYYGTKYRRFPPWLETWLQCRKQLGLLSFFFASVHVAYSLCLPMRRSERYLFLNMAYQQVHANIENSWNEEEVWRIEMYISFGIMSLGLLSLLAVTSIPSVSNALNWREFSFIQSTLGYVALLISTFHVLIYGWKRAFEEEYYRFYTPPNFVLALVLPSIVILGKIILLLPCISRKLKRIKKGWEKSQFLEEGIGGAVPHLSPERVTVM; encoded by the exons ATGGAATCGATCTCTATGATGGGAAGCCCCAAGAGCCTTAGCGAAACTTTTTTGCCTAATGGCATAAATGGTATCAAAGATGCAAGGAAGGTCACTGTAGGTGTAATTGGAAGTGGGGATTTTGCTAAATCCCTGACCATTCGACTTATTAGATGTGGCTATCATGTGGTCATAGGAAGCAGAAATCCTAAGTTTGCTTCTGAATTTTTTCCTCATGTAGTAGATGTTACTCACCATGAAGATGctctaataaaaacaaatataatatttgttgctatacatagagaacattACACCTCCCTGTGGGACCTGAGACATCTGCTTGTGGGTAAAATCCTGATTGATGTGAGCAATAACGTGAGGATAAACCAATACCCAGAATCCAATGCAGAATATTTGGCTTCATTATTCCCGGACTCCTTGATTGTGAAAGGATTTAATGTTATCTCAGCTTGGGCACTTCAGTTAGGACCAAAGGATGCCAGCCGAcaa GTTTATATATGCAGCAACAATATTCAAGCTCGACAACAGGTTATTGAACTTGCCCGCCAGTTGAATTTCATTCCCGTTGACTTGGGATCATTATCATCAGCCAGGGAGATTGAAAATTTACCCCTGCGACTATTTACTCTCTGGAGAGGGCCAGTGGTGGTAGCCATAAGCCTGGCcacgtttttctttctttattcttttgtcaGAGATGTGATTCATCCATATGTTAGAAACCAGCAGAGTGACTTTTACAAGATTCCTATTGAAATTGTGAATAAAACCTTGCCCATAGTTGCCATTACTTTGCTGTCCCTGGTCTACCTGGCAGGTCTCCTGGCAGCTGCTTATCAGCTTTATTATGGCACCAAGTATAGGAGATTTCCACCTTGGTTGGAGACCTGGTTACAGTGTAGAAAACAGCTAGGATTACTAAGCTTTTTCTTCGCTTCAGTCCATGTTGCCTACAGCCTCTGCTTACCAATGAGAAGGTCAGAAAGATACTTGTTTCTCAACATGGCTTATCAGCAG GTTCATGCAAATATTGAAAACTCTTGGAACGAGGAAGAAGTTTGGAGAATTGAAATGTATATTTCCTTTGGTATAATGAGCCTTGGCTTACTTTCCCTCCTGGCAGTCACCTCCATCCCTTCAGTGAGCAATGCTTTAAACTGGAGGGAATTCAGCTTCATTCAG TCTACACTTGGCTATGTTGCTCTGCTCATAAGTACTTTCCATGTTTTAATTTATGGATGGAAACGAGCTTTTGAAGAAGAGTACTACAGATTTTATACACCACCAAACTTTGTTCTTGCTCTTGTTTTGCCCTCAATTGTAATTCTGGGTAAGATCATTTTACTCCTTCCATGTATAAGCCGAAAgctaaagagaattaaaaaaggCTGGGAAAAGAGCCAATTTCTAGAAGAAGGTATTGGAGGAGCAGTTCCTCATCTCTCACCAGAGAGGGTTACAGTAATGTGA